A genomic window from Luteolibacter sp. LG18 includes:
- a CDS encoding LacI family DNA-binding transcriptional regulator — translation MSQEPPQGRVSIRDIAKHIGVSHATVSLALRNHPRISEALRIKIKETAEEMGYRPDPMLAALAHYRRAKTDSPITSCLAWINAWPEPDKLRSYREFDAYWQGASTAAAKFGYRLEEFRMGRDMTPQRLHQVLQARGIHGLLIPPQKPRPDWQDFPWQHYSVVRFGRSLSNPRSHLVTADQVANTMLAFEKIRERGYRRVAFVTNESDALMRGHLFEAGYLAAQRFIPQEDRLSVFVTDSPTQSSDVTARFKSWYDEQQPDAIFTDDMGCVDLIAKAGLKVPDDVALAVTSILDAKCESGINQQPEEIGRVGLLMLNSIINDGARGIPKIFRQILVEGTWVDGPSLPDRSGKKAARKKAAKAG, via the coding sequence ATGTCCCAGGAACCACCCCAAGGCCGCGTCAGCATCCGTGACATCGCGAAGCACATCGGCGTGAGCCATGCCACCGTCTCGCTGGCGCTGCGGAACCATCCGCGCATCTCCGAGGCGCTGCGCATCAAGATCAAGGAGACCGCCGAGGAGATGGGCTACCGGCCGGACCCGATGCTCGCCGCGCTGGCGCACTACCGCCGCGCGAAAACCGATTCCCCGATCACCTCCTGCCTCGCCTGGATCAATGCCTGGCCGGAACCGGACAAGCTGCGCAGCTACCGCGAGTTCGACGCCTATTGGCAGGGAGCCAGCACCGCGGCGGCGAAATTCGGCTACCGCCTCGAGGAATTCCGCATGGGCCGGGACATGACGCCGCAGCGCCTCCACCAGGTGCTCCAGGCCCGCGGCATCCACGGCCTGCTGATTCCCCCGCAGAAGCCGCGGCCGGATTGGCAGGACTTCCCGTGGCAACACTACTCCGTGGTGCGCTTCGGGCGCTCGCTCTCGAACCCGCGCAGCCACCTCGTCACCGCCGACCAAGTGGCGAACACGATGCTCGCCTTCGAGAAAATCCGTGAACGCGGTTACCGCCGCGTCGCGTTCGTGACCAATGAATCCGACGCGCTGATGCGCGGCCACCTGTTCGAAGCCGGCTATCTCGCGGCCCAGCGTTTCATTCCACAGGAGGACCGCCTCAGCGTCTTCGTCACCGACTCCCCCACCCAATCCAGCGATGTCACCGCGCGCTTCAAGTCGTGGTACGACGAGCAACAGCCGGACGCGATCTTCACCGATGACATGGGCTGCGTGGACCTCATCGCCAAGGCCGGGCTGAAGGTGCCGGACGACGTGGCCCTCGCGGTCACCAGCATTCTCGACGCGAAGTGCGAGTCCGGCATCAACCAGCAACCCGAGGAGATCGGCCGGGTGGGCCTGCTGATGCTGAACTCGATCATCAACGACGGTGCCCGCGGCATTCCGAAGATCTTCCGCCAGATCCTGGTCGAGGGAACGTGGGTGGACGGCCCGAGCCTGCCCGACCGCAGCGGGAAGAAGGCCGCGAGGAAGAAGGCGGCGAAGGCGGGGTAG
- a CDS encoding autotransporter-associated beta strand repeat-containing protein: protein MKSNLGFLCWCAVIGMEAGGVASAATVTWDGEGGVWFSVAANWSGDVVPVAGDALVFSGNGSYLASSGALYTGAVVVGATNDLAAGTVFNGISFDSRWQGNRVQGNQITLGGDIANGHRLIPQIISAPLALNATRTVDVSSQFSTLTLSGIVSETVAGSGLTKTGSGLLVLSAVNTYTGAVAVNGGTLSIGADTGLGTVPGAATPASITLNGGALRSTASITLNANRGIALGASGGTIDANNAIVYNGILAGSGGLVKTGANTLTLGAASSYTGTTTVNQGILKLDFSQAGAPASNILGGALVLDGLSSALNGSTSSTTANPTLNVTSGSALANSQTFSGTTINGGQQSISTTQTAGGTVLLNLGAITHNAGVVNFSLAGAFSSGVNAITTTTANAASGILGGWASINGADYAANDGANNLVAYTGYVVLGNAATIGSLATSNVQTQATGAIGLSTANAATTDINTLSSSTASTGAKTVTVGTAGTGSTGVLRLGADGGLLLGSGSGTLTIGNVANNGTLTAGGADNTAGVLHLINHSTAGNLTINSKIADNGTGAVSLRVGTYATPAINTVLTLNGTNTFTGGIVLNGGRLAGTPAGFSSGAITVRNGAQAYLTGTGTYTNDFNLAGNGTNTADTNSALRFQGNSVSGKITLIGDTNIALRNSTGNAISGQITGGYNLTITGAGATGGNITLSNTANNWTGNFTVDTETVKLGASEVIPNGSGAGSVIVTGNAASILDLNGFNETINGLAATGANGFIQNSAASTTSTLTIGDAGISSQYEGVIRDNAGTGGVLALVKTGAGNIQLAGNNTFTGGVTVKAGILYGGTGGAASTPFGAVTSTLTLGDTTGTASATLRQSNTGKTLAHPITVVAGSSGTKTLDTLGGGQTFTYSGAVTLNDSVTVATYAGNSNVMALSGAITGTGAVNIIGLPKGGNVNISGVVAGANTGIVMSGTGTMVLSGQSTFTGAVTVNSGTLQGGASAVNNGTTGPFGNVSAGGRSIAVNTGGTLLFSSSNVFGNNTVADSALPAIAVNGGTLRTTRYATVGELDLSNGATVTNTATDTGNYQSLALRGAVVVSGSAASSIVATATSATQYGYHLGASTSFSVADVTGSSATDLTISAALRNQSGDFANAAGGLTKSGAGTMALTGANTYTGATTVSAGTLLVDGSTAAGSAVSVAASGTLGGTGTVGGAVTAAGKIAPGDTGTGTLTTGNAALTGTLAVQVDGAATDKLQVNGNLDLTGATLNVSVLGGGFTAASYVIAEYTGTLTGTFASVPSGYAVAYNAGTGGKQLILTQVASAYNDWATSNLLDGTNNGPSQDPDHDGISNLLEFVLGGNPLSASSDVLPVQMLDNDYLWFMFSRNGISKTDSTLVVQWSTDMATWTDIAVGIESSGDGTVTVSDPYVTVKIPRTHAVNGRLFARLKATR from the coding sequence ATGAAATCCAATCTTGGATTCCTGTGCTGGTGTGCAGTTATCGGCATGGAGGCGGGTGGCGTGGCTTCTGCCGCCACGGTGACGTGGGACGGTGAAGGCGGGGTGTGGTTCTCGGTGGCGGCGAACTGGAGCGGCGACGTCGTCCCGGTGGCCGGGGACGCGCTGGTGTTCAGCGGAAACGGCAGCTACCTCGCCAGCAGCGGCGCGCTGTACACCGGAGCGGTGGTGGTGGGTGCGACCAACGACTTGGCCGCGGGCACGGTGTTCAACGGCATTTCGTTCGACTCCCGCTGGCAGGGCAACCGCGTGCAGGGCAACCAAATCACGCTCGGCGGGGACATCGCGAATGGCCACCGCCTGATTCCGCAGATCATCTCCGCGCCGCTGGCCCTCAATGCCACCCGCACGGTGGACGTGTCCTCGCAGTTCAGCACGCTGACGCTCTCCGGCATCGTGTCCGAAACGGTGGCCGGATCCGGCCTCACGAAGACCGGCAGCGGCCTGCTGGTGCTTTCCGCGGTGAACACCTACACCGGCGCGGTCGCGGTGAATGGCGGCACGCTTTCGATCGGAGCGGACACCGGTCTCGGCACGGTGCCGGGCGCGGCCACTCCCGCCAGCATCACGCTCAATGGCGGCGCGTTGCGTTCCACCGCCAGCATCACGCTCAACGCGAACCGCGGGATCGCGCTCGGAGCCTCCGGCGGCACGATCGATGCGAACAACGCGATCGTTTACAACGGCATCCTCGCGGGCAGCGGCGGCCTGGTGAAGACCGGGGCGAACACGCTCACGCTCGGGGCCGCCAGCAGCTACACCGGCACCACCACCGTCAACCAGGGCATCCTGAAACTCGACTTCAGCCAAGCGGGTGCTCCGGCTTCGAACATCCTCGGCGGCGCGCTGGTGCTCGATGGCCTCAGCTCCGCCCTCAACGGCAGCACGTCCTCCACCACCGCGAACCCGACGCTCAATGTCACCAGTGGCAGCGCGCTGGCGAACAGCCAGACCTTCAGCGGCACGACGATCAACGGCGGCCAGCAGAGCATCAGCACCACCCAGACCGCGGGCGGCACCGTGCTGCTCAACCTCGGCGCGATCACGCATAACGCGGGCGTGGTGAACTTCTCGCTCGCGGGAGCCTTCTCGTCCGGCGTCAACGCCATCACCACCACCACCGCCAATGCCGCCTCCGGCATCCTCGGCGGCTGGGCCTCGATCAATGGCGCGGATTACGCCGCCAACGATGGCGCGAACAATCTGGTGGCCTACACCGGCTACGTGGTGCTCGGGAACGCCGCCACCATCGGCAGCCTCGCCACCAGCAACGTCCAGACCCAGGCGACCGGCGCGATCGGGCTCTCCACGGCGAACGCGGCGACCACCGACATCAACACGCTGAGTTCCTCCACCGCCTCCACCGGCGCGAAGACGGTGACGGTCGGCACGGCGGGCACCGGCAGCACCGGCGTGCTGCGCCTCGGCGCGGATGGCGGCCTGCTGCTCGGCAGTGGCAGCGGTACCCTCACGATCGGCAACGTGGCGAACAACGGCACTCTCACCGCCGGTGGCGCGGACAACACCGCGGGCGTCCTCCACCTCATCAACCACAGCACCGCGGGCAACCTTACTATCAACTCGAAGATCGCGGACAACGGCACCGGCGCGGTGTCGCTGCGGGTCGGCACCTACGCCACTCCGGCGATCAACACGGTGCTCACGCTCAACGGCACCAACACCTTTACCGGCGGCATCGTGTTGAACGGCGGCCGCCTCGCGGGCACCCCGGCCGGTTTCAGCTCCGGAGCCATCACGGTGCGGAATGGCGCGCAGGCCTACCTTACGGGCACCGGCACCTACACCAACGACTTCAACCTCGCGGGCAACGGCACCAACACCGCTGACACCAACTCGGCCCTCCGCTTCCAGGGCAACTCCGTCTCCGGGAAGATCACGCTGATCGGCGACACCAACATCGCCCTGCGCAACTCCACAGGTAACGCCATCTCCGGCCAGATCACCGGCGGCTACAACCTGACCATCACCGGCGCGGGCGCGACCGGCGGCAACATCACCCTTTCCAACACCGCGAACAACTGGACCGGCAACTTCACCGTGGACACCGAGACGGTGAAGCTCGGCGCCTCCGAGGTGATCCCGAACGGATCAGGCGCGGGCAGTGTGATCGTGACCGGCAACGCGGCATCGATTCTGGACCTGAACGGGTTCAACGAAACGATCAACGGCCTCGCCGCAACCGGCGCGAACGGTTTCATCCAGAACAGCGCGGCCTCCACCACCTCCACGCTCACGATCGGCGATGCCGGCATCAGTTCCCAATACGAGGGCGTGATCCGGGACAACGCGGGCACCGGTGGTGTCCTCGCGCTGGTGAAGACCGGCGCGGGCAACATCCAGCTCGCCGGCAACAACACCTTCACCGGTGGCGTCACCGTGAAGGCGGGCATCCTTTATGGCGGCACCGGCGGCGCGGCCTCCACGCCCTTCGGAGCGGTCACCAGCACTCTCACGCTGGGGGATACCACCGGCACCGCTTCGGCCACCCTGCGCCAGAGCAACACCGGTAAGACGCTCGCGCACCCGATCACGGTGGTCGCGGGCAGCAGCGGCACGAAGACCCTCGACACGCTCGGCGGCGGCCAGACCTTCACCTACTCCGGTGCGGTCACCCTCAATGACTCCGTGACCGTGGCGACCTACGCGGGCAACTCGAACGTGATGGCCCTTAGCGGTGCGATCACCGGCACCGGCGCGGTGAATATTATCGGCTTGCCGAAGGGCGGGAACGTGAACATCAGCGGCGTGGTCGCGGGAGCGAACACCGGCATCGTCATGAGCGGCACCGGCACGATGGTCCTCTCCGGCCAGAGCACCTTCACCGGCGCGGTCACCGTGAACTCCGGCACCCTCCAGGGCGGGGCGTCGGCGGTGAACAACGGCACCACCGGTCCATTCGGCAATGTCTCCGCGGGCGGTCGCTCGATCGCGGTCAACACCGGTGGCACGCTGCTGTTCTCCAGCAGCAACGTCTTCGGCAACAACACCGTGGCCGATTCCGCCCTGCCGGCCATCGCGGTGAACGGCGGCACCCTCCGCACCACCCGCTACGCCACCGTCGGCGAGCTGGATCTGAGCAACGGCGCGACGGTGACCAATACCGCCACCGACACCGGCAACTACCAGTCGCTCGCCCTGCGCGGCGCGGTGGTCGTGTCCGGTTCCGCTGCTTCCAGCATCGTGGCGACGGCGACCTCTGCCACCCAGTATGGCTATCACCTCGGCGCGAGCACCTCGTTCAGCGTCGCGGATGTCACCGGTTCCAGCGCCACGGACCTCACCATATCCGCCGCGCTGCGCAACCAGTCCGGCGACTTCGCGAACGCCGCGGGTGGCCTCACGAAGTCCGGCGCGGGCACGATGGCGCTCACCGGCGCGAACACCTACACCGGTGCCACCACCGTGAGCGCGGGCACCTTGCTCGTGGATGGAAGCACCGCCGCGGGCAGCGCGGTGAGCGTGGCAGCCTCCGGTACGCTGGGCGGCACCGGTACTGTCGGCGGCGCTGTCACCGCCGCGGGCAAGATCGCCCCGGGCGACACCGGCACCGGCACGCTGACCACCGGCAACGCGGCTTTGACCGGCACGCTGGCCGTCCAGGTGGATGGCGCGGCCACCGACAAGCTCCAGGTGAACGGCAACCTCGATCTCACCGGAGCCACCCTCAATGTCAGCGTGCTCGGCGGCGGCTTCACGGCCGCGTCCTATGTCATCGCCGAATACACCGGCACGCTCACCGGCACCTTTGCCAGTGTGCCGTCCGGCTACGCGGTGGCCTACAACGCGGGGACGGGCGGCAAGCAGCTCATCCTCACGCAGGTGGCGAGCGCCTACAACGACTGGGCGACTTCGAACCTGTTGGACGGCACCAACAACGGTCCGTCCCAAGATCCGGACCACGACGGCATTTCGAACCTGCTCGAGTTCGTGCTGGGCGGCAATCCGCTCTCGGCTTCCTCAGACGTGCTGCCGGTGCAGATGTTGGACAACGATTACCTGTGGTTCATGTTCTCGCGGAACGGGATTTCGAAGACCGATTCGACGCTGGTGGTGCAATGGAGCACCGACATGGCGACGTGGACGGACATCGCGGTCGGCATCGAGTCGTCGGGGGATGGCACGGTGACGGTGAGTGATCCATACGTCACGGTGAAGATCCCGCGGACCCACGCGGTGAATGGCAGGCTGTTCGCCCGTCTGAAGGCGACGCGCTGA